TGCACGCCGAGGGGCGCCCGGCCGCGGGCGGATGGCCTGGCACCGTGACCGAGGCGCGCGCGCGCGTCAGCGCCGCGGTCCCGGGCACGCTGCCTCCCGAGGTGCAGCGCGCCCTCGCGAAGCTCCTCTACTCGACCGCCCGCGACGCCTGGCTCGAGCAGCGCGAGCCGCGCGAAGAGTAGACCTCGATCCGCGCGCTCCATCGAGCGGCCACACGTGCTACCGCTACGGCATGGCGCGTCACACGCTCCAAGTGAACGGCAGCCCGGTCACCGTCGAGGTGTCGGACGACACGCCGCTCCTCTGGGTGCTGCGGGACACGCTCGGCCTGACCGGCACGAAGTACGGCTGCGGCATCTCGCAGTGCGGCGCGTGCACGGTGCACGTCGATGGCGAGCCGGTGCGCTCGTGCGTGCTGCCCATCGCGCGCGTCGACGGAGAGGTCCGCACCATCGAGGCCCTCGGAGGAGAGCACCCGCTGCACCGCGCCTGGGTGGAAGAGAACGTGCCCCAGTGCGGCTACTGCCAGAGCGGCCAGATCATGAGCGCCGCCGCCCTGCTCGCGCGCACGCCGCGCCCCGCGTCGCGGGACATCGACGAGGCGATGCGAGGCAACCTCTGCCGCTGCGGCACGTACGGCCGGATCCGCCGCGCGATCCTCCGAGCGGCGGGTCTCGATCCCGATCCCGATCCCGATCCCGATCCCGATCCCGATCCCGATCCCGATCCCGATCCCGACCCCGATCCCGACCCCGAACCCGATCCCGATCCCGATCCCGATCCCGCCTCCGCGACCGCACCGACCCGCGAGAACCCCGATGGCTGACGCGCGCGCACCCGCCTCCGCATCCGCACCCGCGACTGCATCCGCGACCGCATCCGCACCCGCCTCCGCGACCGCACCCGCGACCGCATCCGCACCCGCCTCCGCGACCGCACCCGCCTCCGCGACCGCACCCGCCTCCGCGACCGCACCCGCCTCCGCGACCGCTTCCGCCTCCGCGACCGCACCCGCCTCCGCGACCGCATCCGCCTCCGCGACCGCATCCGCCTCCGCGACCGCATCCGCCTCCGCGATCGCATCCGCGACCGCATCCGCCTCCGCGACCGCATGCCGCTGCCGCTGCCGCTCCCGCTCCCGCTGCCGCTGCCGCTTTCACTGCCCCTCCCGCTGCCGCTGCGCCTGCGGCTCCCGCTCCAGCTGCCGCTCCCGCTGCCGCTCCCGCTGCCGCTCCCGCTCCCGCTCCCGCTCCCGAGTCCGCTGCTGCGTCTGGGACACAGATCTCGGCTTTCGTCCCGTCTTCGCGCCAGG
This DNA window, taken from Sandaracinaceae bacterium, encodes the following:
- a CDS encoding (2Fe-2S)-binding protein, giving the protein MARHTLQVNGSPVTVEVSDDTPLLWVLRDTLGLTGTKYGCGISQCGACTVHVDGEPVRSCVLPIARVDGEVRTIEALGGEHPLHRAWVEENVPQCGYCQSGQIMSAAALLARTPRPASRDIDEAMRGNLCRCGTYGRIRRAILRAAGLDPDPDPDPDPDPDPDPDPDPDPDPDPEPDPDPDPDPASATAPTRENPDG